One Punica granatum isolate Tunisia-2019 chromosome 3, ASM765513v2, whole genome shotgun sequence genomic window carries:
- the LOC116198774 gene encoding protein IQ-DOMAIN 14-like, translated as MGRAARWFKGLLGMKKEKDPQAGFSSSVCSDKKPEKRRWSIGKSGKDPNAAASNIPANIPRGSDPAWLRSYVAETDEEQSKHAIAVAAATAAAADAAVAAAQAAVAVVRLTSQGRGAMFGGGRCNGSGRERSAAVKIQTVFRGYLARKALRALKGLVKLQALVRGYLVRKRAAATLHSMQALIRAQVAVRSQRVSRYLNKENRFQPENRPGRSIARFDETRSEFHSKRLSASYDPPMNGFDESPKIVEIDTIKPRSRSRRMNNVLVECGEDFAYNGISSPLPYPLPARLSVPESRQLEDYEWYYPVDECRFSTAQSTPRFANSLRSNTPATPAKSACGDSFFRPYSNFPNYMSSTQSFEAKLRSHSAPKQRPEHEPFGPKKRLSLNEIMAARNSISGVRMQRSCSHLHEVLNY; from the exons ATGGGGAGGGCTGCGAGGTGGTTCAAGGGCTTACTGGgcatgaagaaagaaaaagaccCCCAAGCAGGCTTTTCGAGCTCCGTCTGCAGCGACAAGAAACCGGAGAAGCGGAGATGGAGCATCGGTAAATCCGGGAAAGACCCTAATGCCGCCGCTTCGAATATTCCAGCGAACATCCCGAGAGGATCCGACCCCGCATGGCTCCGCTCATACGTTGCCGAGACAGATGAGGAGCAGAGCAAGCACGCCATCGCCGTGGCTGCTGCAACTGCAGCGGCTGCGGATGCAGCGGTTGCAGCTGCGCAGGCGGCGGTGGCGGTGGTGCGGCTGACGAGCCAGGGGAGGGGAGCGATGTTCGGGGGCGGCCGCTGCAATGGCAGTGGAAGAGAGCGGTCCGCTGCCGTCAAGATTCAAACTGTCTTCCGGGGTTATTTG GCCCGGAAAGCCCTGCGAGCCCTGAAAGGACTGGTCAAGCTACAAGCCCTCGTTCGAGGCTACCTCGTCCGAAAACGAGCTGCCGCGACTCTGCACAGTATGCAAGCCCTCATACGAGCCCAGGTGGCAGTCAGATCCCAGCGGGTTAGCCGTTACCTCAATAAAGAGAACCGGTTCCAACCGGAGAATCGGCCCGGGAGATCTATA GCAAGGTTCGATGAGACGAGGAGCGAGTTTCACAGCAAGAGACTGTCAGCTTCCTATGACCCTCCAATGAACGGGTTCGACGAGAGCCCGAAGATTGTGGAGATCGACACTATTAAGCCCCGTTCGAGATCCCGCCGTATGAACAATGTACTAGTTGAGTGCGGTGAAGATTTTGCCTATAATGGAATCTCTTCGCCTCTCCCGTATCCCCTCCCTGCACGTCTCTCCGTTCCCGAATCCCGTCAGTTGGAGGACTATGAATGGTACTACCCTGTAGATGAGTGCAGGTTCTCGACTGCACAGAGCACTCCCCGTTTCGCAAATTCTCTCCGGTCGAACACTCCGGCCACTCCAGCAAAGAGCGCATGCGGGGACAGCTTTTTCCGGCCCTACTCAAACTTCCCCAACTACATGTCCAGCACCCAGTCGTTCGAGGCCAAGTTGAGGTCCCACAGCGCCCCAAAGCAGAGGCCCGAGCACGAGCCATTCGGTCCAAAGAAGAGGCTGTCACTCAACGAGATCATGGCAGCGAGGAACAGCATCAGCGGTGTCCGAATGCAGCGGTCGTGTTCTCACCTTCACGAGGTGTTGAATTACTAA